The Halomicrobium zhouii region TCGTCACGGGACTCGCGGGGGTGCTGGGTGGTATCACCGTCGTCATGACGGTGCTGGGGCTCCTCTTCGAGCCCCCCATCCTGTTCGTCGCGCTCACCTTCGGCGCCGCGACGTACCTCGTCTACTTCCACACGAGCGGCCGGATGGCGGCACGCGTGTATCAGACCGTCGAGCGGCAGGCGGCCGTCGACCCGTCGCGGGGCCGCCGTCGCCAGCGAACTGGTCGCCGGGGCCGCAGAGACGCCGGGGCCGGCCCGCGAGAGGACTGGACGCCGCCGCGCGACGGACGGACGGCCCGGGAAGCGGCCGCCGCAGGGGCGGGGGGTCGCGAGGGAGCGACTCACTCGGGCCGGTCTGGCCAGCGACAGGCCAGTCAGCGCGGTCAGGGGCGGCGTCAGCAGCGGCGCGGAACGCGACAGCGCCAGCGCCCACCGAACGCGAACAGCGGTCCGACCGCGGCGGAGGCCTACCGGACGCTCGGGCTCGACCCCGGCGCCGACGAGTCCTCGGTCAAGCAGGCCTACCGCGAGAAGGTCAAGCAGGTCCACCCGGACACTGACGGCGGCGACGAGGAGGCGTTCAAGGCGGTCACCGCGGCCTACGAGCGGTTGACGGACTGATTTTCCACCGCGAGGCGACGACGCGGCCGGACGCACCGACCGCAACGCCGATAGTCACCCGCGCGCGAGCGAGTCCATGGACGCCGTACCGCCGCTAGTCGTCGACGTGGACGGGACGCTCACCGGCCCGGACCGCGCCGTCGACCCGCGCGTGTTCCCGATTCTGCGGGACTGGGCCGCTCCGGTCGTCGTCGCGACCGGGAAGGCGTTCCCGTTCCCCGTCGCGCTCTGTGACTTCCTGGGTATCGAACTCTGCGTCGTCGCCGAGAACGGCGGCGTCGTGTTCGTCGGGCAGACTGACGCGCTGACGATGGCGGGTGACCCCGAGGCGGCGAACGCCGTCGCCGATGCCTACCGCGAGATGGGGTACGACCTGGGCTGGGGCCCGCTGGACTTCGCCAACCGCTGGCGCGAGACGGAACTGGCGGTCAGTCGCGACCAGCCGCTGGAACCCCTGCAGGAACTCGCGGTGGAACACGACCTGGTCGTCGTCGACACCGGCTTCGCCTACCACGTGAAGGCGCCCGACGTCGACAAAGGAACCGGCCTCCGAATCGTCGCCGACGAACTCGACCTGTCGCCCGAGGCGTTCCTCGCCGTCGGCGACTCGGAGAACGACGCGCCGACGTTCGAACTCGCCGGCGAGTCGGTCGCAGTTGTCAACGCCGACGACACGGCGAAAGCGGCCGCAGACCGGGTGACCGACGTCGCCTACGCCGACGGCTTTCTGGAAGCTATCGGACCCTACGTGGACTGAAGCGGCAGTCGGCCGTCAGTCGGCGCCCCCGCCGTCCGTCTCGGCCGTGCCGATGCTGTCGACCTCGGCGTGGCGCTCCTCGCCCAGCGCGGTCTGGAGTTTCCCGGCGACCACGGCGGTGACGTAGATGGCGACCGCGACAAGGACGATGACGCCGCCGGCAGTCGCGCCGCCGTAGTACGAGACGCCGATTCCCAGGATGACGGCCAGCTCAGCCAGGACGACCGAGACGAGCAGCGACTCCGAGAAGCTCCGGGAAATCTGGGTCGCCGCAGCGACTGGCACGACCAGCATCGCGGCGACGAGGATGACGCCCATGATCTGCATCGCGCCGACGACGACCAGCGCGGTCAACATCACGAGGACGCGGTTGTACCAGTCCACCGGGATCCCCGAGACCTCCGCCGCGGTCTCGTCGAAGGTGACGTACAGGAGCTGGTTCCGGGTGATCGCGACCGTCGCGACGATGACCAGGAAGAGGACGAGCAGTATCGCCGCGTTCTCCGCCGAGACTGTCGAGAGGTTGCCGAACAGGTACTGGTTGATGCCGACCGCGAGGCCGCCGGCGTTGACGCTGATGAGCGTCGTCCCCAGCGCGAACCCGGTCGAGAGGACGATGGCCATCGAGACGTCGTTGTAGGCGTCGGTCGCCTCCGAGATCAGCTCGATCGCCAGCGCCGCCAGCACCGAGACGACGACGGCGGTCAGGTACGGCGAGACGCCGAGTTCCAGTACCGCGTTCAGAAAGAGGCCAACGGCGACTCCGGCGAAGGCGGTGTGGGCCAGAGCGTCGCCGATGAGCGCGAGCTGTCGGTGCACGAGGAAGGTCCCCACCAGCGGCGCCATCACGCCGATGCAGAGTCCCACGAGGATCGCCCGGTGCATGAACTGGTACTGGAGCAGTTCGAGGCCAGTCCCCGCGGCGACCCAGAACATGAACTCGGACCAGAGCGAGAGGAACCAGTAGATGGGCGCGAGCAGGGCGTCGAGCGGTCCGGTCTGGAGCGCGGTGAACCCGCCGCCGGCGCCCGTCATCGGGCATCACCGGCCAGCGCGGCCGCCGTCCCGAACGCCCGGCGGATGGCGTCGCTCTCGACGAACTCGGCCGTCGGGCCGTCGAACTGGACGGACCGGTCGAGACAGACGACGCGCTCGGCGTGGTCGGTGACCGCGCCGATGTCGTGTTCGACGAGAACGACGGTGATCCCGTCCTCGTTGAGCGACTCGAGCAGGTCGTAGAACGCCGCGACGGATTCGGCGTCGACACCGACCGTCGGTTCGTCGAGGACGAGCAGGTCCGCTTCTCCCGCGAGCGCGCGTGCGATGAAGGCACGCTGGCGCTGCCCGCCGGAGAGGTTGGCGATCCGTCGGTCGGCGAGCGCGGCCATGCCGACCGTCTCCAGTGCCGCATCGACGATTTCACGGTCGTCACGCCAGAGCCGGCCGAAGCCGACGTGGGGGTACCGCCCCATCTCGACCACCTCGCGGACGGTGATGGGCATGTCCTTGGCGGCGCTCGCCTGCTGGGCGACGAAGCCGATCCGGTCCCCGTCGTCGAACCGGTGGGCCGGTTCGCCGAACAGGCGTGCGGTCCCCTCGTCGGGGCGGCGCAGGCCCAGTGTGAGTTGCAACAGCGTGGACTTCCCCGAGCCGTTCGGCCCCACGACCGCGACGTACTCGCCGGGGTCGATGCTGAGCGAGACGTCGTCGACGACCGGCGTCGCGGTGTAGCCGAACGTCACGTCCGCCAGTTCGATCACCGGATCGTCCGGGGCGGAGTCGGTGGTTCCGTCTTCGGCAGTCGCGTCGCTGGCGGTCCCGTCTCCCGTGATTCTGCTCATTCGAAGTTCCTCCACTGCTCTGCCCAGCCGTCGGGGCCGACGTCTTCGGGCGCTTCGTTGCCGAGCACGACCTCGAACGTCGGCATGTTGACGTTGTACGCGATCTCCTCGTACCCCCACTCCTCCTCGACCCACTCCTCCCGGACGCCGGCGTAGGGCGTGACGGGGAAGTACGCCTCGACGGCGGTCTCGGCGATCAGCTGCTTGGCCGGTTTCCGCGTCTCGAAGACGCCGGCGCCGACGTACCTGATGTCGTTGTCCGCGATGACCTGCTTGGCCTCGGTGATATCGGAGGGTTTGACGTCGCCGCTGGCCGCGAGGTTGACGACGAGCGGGCGCATCCGGACGCCGTAGCGCACGCCGATGTACTGGAAGGCGTTGTGAGCCGCCAGCTGCACGACGTCGCGCTCGGCGCGGTCGAAGATCGACTGGTAGTCCGCGTCGATTCGGTCGAGGACGTCGGTCTTGTACGCCTCGGCATTCTCGCGGAGGGACTCCTCGTGGTCCGGTGCCAGCTCGACCAGCCCCTCGGTGATGTTGTCGACGGACTGTTTCGCCCGCTGGGGGTCGAGCCAGAAATGGGGGTCCTTCCCCCGGTTCTGCCCGACGCCCTCCTCGTCGCGGTCCAGGCTGGCTGCCAGGTCGACCAGTTCGATCCCCTCGCGGACGTTGATCAACTGGGTGTCGACGTCGTCGTCCTCGATCGTTCGGATGGCGCGATCTGCCCAGGGCTGGAAGTCCTCCCCGACGTGGACGAACGCGTCGGCGTCGATGATGTCGCGCGTGACGCTCGCGTCCGGTTCCCACCCGTGGCCGTGCAGCCCCGTCGGGACGAGGTTCTTCACCGTAACGGGTGTCTCGCTGGCGATCTTCCGGGCGAAGTCGTAGAAGCTGAAGAAGGAGGCGACCGCGACGGGGCCGTCGTCGCCCCCGTCGGTCCCGCTGCCGGCTC contains the following coding sequences:
- a CDS encoding J domain-containing protein, whose amino-acid sequence is MQYDRLVTGLAGVLGGITVVMTVLGLLFEPPILFVALTFGAATYLVYFHTSGRMAARVYQTVERQAAVDPSRGRRRQRTGRRGRRDAGAGPREDWTPPRDGRTAREAAAAGAGGREGATHSGRSGQRQASQRGQGRRQQRRGTRQRQRPPNANSGPTAAEAYRTLGLDPGADESSVKQAYREKVKQVHPDTDGGDEEAFKAVTAAYERLTD
- a CDS encoding phosphoglycolate phosphatase is translated as MDAVPPLVVDVDGTLTGPDRAVDPRVFPILRDWAAPVVVATGKAFPFPVALCDFLGIELCVVAENGGVVFVGQTDALTMAGDPEAANAVADAYREMGYDLGWGPLDFANRWRETELAVSRDQPLEPLQELAVEHDLVVVDTGFAYHVKAPDVDKGTGLRIVADELDLSPEAFLAVGDSENDAPTFELAGESVAVVNADDTAKAAADRVTDVAYADGFLEAIGPYVD
- a CDS encoding metal ABC transporter permease — translated: MTGAGGGFTALQTGPLDALLAPIYWFLSLWSEFMFWVAAGTGLELLQYQFMHRAILVGLCIGVMAPLVGTFLVHRQLALIGDALAHTAFAGVAVGLFLNAVLELGVSPYLTAVVVSVLAALAIELISEATDAYNDVSMAIVLSTGFALGTTLISVNAGGLAVGINQYLFGNLSTVSAENAAILLVLFLVIVATVAITRNQLLYVTFDETAAEVSGIPVDWYNRVLVMLTALVVVGAMQIMGVILVAAMLVVPVAAATQISRSFSESLLVSVVLAELAVILGIGVSYYGGATAGGVIVLVAVAIYVTAVVAGKLQTALGEERHAEVDSIGTAETDGGGAD
- a CDS encoding metal ABC transporter ATP-binding protein, with protein sequence MSRITGDGTASDATAEDGTTDSAPDDPVIELADVTFGYTATPVVDDVSLSIDPGEYVAVVGPNGSGKSTLLQLTLGLRRPDEGTARLFGEPAHRFDDGDRIGFVAQQASAAKDMPITVREVVEMGRYPHVGFGRLWRDDREIVDAALETVGMAALADRRIANLSGGQRQRAFIARALAGEADLLVLDEPTVGVDAESVAAFYDLLESLNEDGITVVLVEHDIGAVTDHAERVVCLDRSVQFDGPTAEFVESDAIRRAFGTAAALAGDAR
- a CDS encoding metal ABC transporter substrate-binding protein, producing the protein MTDGEGVSPGRFQTRRAFLGSVVGIGASVGLAGCGGVGGAGSGTDGGDDGPVAVASFFSFYDFARKIASETPVTVKNLVPTGLHGHGWEPDASVTRDIIDADAFVHVGEDFQPWADRAIRTIEDDDVDTQLINVREGIELVDLAASLDRDEEGVGQNRGKDPHFWLDPQRAKQSVDNITEGLVELAPDHEESLRENAEAYKTDVLDRIDADYQSIFDRAERDVVQLAAHNAFQYIGVRYGVRMRPLVVNLAASGDVKPSDITEAKQVIADNDIRYVGAGVFETRKPAKQLIAETAVEAYFPVTPYAGVREEWVEEEWGYEEIAYNVNMPTFEVVLGNEAPEDVGPDGWAEQWRNFE